In Cydia pomonella isolate Wapato2018A unplaced genomic scaffold, ilCydPomo1 PGA_scaffold_183, whole genome shotgun sequence, the following are encoded in one genomic region:
- the LOC133533613 gene encoding carboxypeptidase N subunit 2-like: MVSRGIQGQDPKSPGNCVEDLQWRQLDRRLRAIEQSTWTVSVSQSRWRQCGKSVCRCDVARRSLNCWRAGLTTLSSDLLVPSDLVNIDLGTNKLRTLHKTTFKGMRSLSELDMFDNHVEYLPAGIFDSLVSLRILRLQRNFLEEIDSETFRATKKLFHVDLSNNFLYTLPEKLFANNSYLETIDISNNQVVYIPSDSFIGLESLRILDLSNNKIQQIQNGTFLLRTLVILKLSENRIVNITENAFESLISLETLLLDKNNLENIPERLFSKLGCLIYLDLSDNNLQSLTGVEFENLKHLRNLDLKGNSLTVLPDYTFSNCSKLEKLDLSKNKMRFLNITSFHGLDNLGSLMLSENKLYEVHFKTFSMLKNLTTLYLDGNMFPSLPSRTLDYMPKLAIVKLSGNPWHCDCHTLYISAWVRLNEMKIWDYSPTCVSPWYLEGHFLRKLKFPELCSGQWASMVNLSPRLPIQQLLSLNVTVNRKPQESMEQNHDVTTIDPWH; this comes from the exons ATGGTGTCTCGAGGTATCCAGGGCCAGGATCCTAAAAGCCCTGGAAATTGCGTCGAAGATCTGCAGTGGAGACAACTGGACCGCCGACTACGCGCTATTGAACAGTCGA CATGGACGGTTAGTGTGTCTCAATCGCGCTGGCGACAGTGCGGGAAAAGCGTGTGCCGTTGCGATGTGGCTCGGCGGTCGCTCAACTGCTGGCGTGCTGGCCTCACCACTCTCTCAAGTGACCTTCTGGTCCCATCGGACCTTGTCAATAT CGATCTGGGCACGAATAAGCTGCGCACACTTCACAAGACAACGTTCAAAGGCATGAGGTCGCTGAGTGAACTGGACATGTTTGATAACCACGTGGAATACCTGCCGGCCGGCATTTTTGACTCCCTCGTCAGTCTGAGGATACT acgaCTTCAAAGAAATTTTCTAGAGGAAATTGACAGCGAAACTTTCCGAGCCACTAAGAAACTATTCCATGTAGATCTATCTAACAACTTCCTCTACACGCTgcctgaaaaattatttgccaATAACTCATATCTAGAAACCATCGATATCTCAAATAATCAAGTCGTTTATATACCGTCAGACAGCTTTATAGGATTGGAATCTCTACGCATTTTAGATTTAtctaataacaaaatacaacaaatcCAAAACGGCACGTTTTTGCTGAGGACCttagtaattttgaaattgTCAGAAAACCGGATCGTTAATATAACCGAGAATGCTTTTGAAAGTCTCATTTCATTAGAGACATTGCTACTGGATAAAAACAATCTTGAGAACATTCCAGAGCGGTTGTTTAGCAAGCTCGGCTGTCTCATTTACTTGGATTTGTCGGATAATAACTTACAAAGC CTAACAGGTGTGGAATTTGAAAATCTAAAGCATTTAAGAAACTTGGATTTGAAAGGCAATTCTTTGACAGTTCTGCCAGACTACACATTTTCTAATTGCTCTAAACTTGAAAAGCTCGATCTATCTAAAAACAAGATGCGCTTTTTAAATATCACAAGCTTTCACGGGTTAGACAACCTGGGCTCCCTTATGCTTTCGGAGAACAAACTGTACGAAGTACACTTCAAAACTTTCTCGATGTTAAAGAATCTCACAACATT ATACTTAGACGGAAACATGTTCCCATCTCTGCCATCCCGCACTTTGGACTATATGCCCAAGTTAGCAATCGTGAAACTTTCGGGCAACCCTTGGCATTGCGACTGCCACACGCTCTATATATCGGC ATGGGTGCGGCTAAATGAGATGAAAATATGGGACTACTCTCCGACATGCGTGTCGCCCTGGTATTTGGAGGGCCATTTCCTGAGGAAGCTAAAGTTTCCCGAGCTGTGCTCAGGCCAATGGGCTAGCATGGTCAACCTGTCGCCTCGCCTGCCGATACAACAACTCCTCTCCCTCAATGTCACAGTTAACAGGAAACCGCAGGAAAGCATGGAACAGAATCATGACGTCACCACTATTGATCCTTGGCATTGA